A region from the Sutcliffiella horikoshii genome encodes:
- a CDS encoding HD domain-containing protein, translating into MREVTLTDIFTHPITQKYLKRSGVAHALEVANHAFHLAFKYNVSVDLATKAALLHDIGHYEWYRQGKWDYELYRENDIHAIKGAERAHKLLIRLGENPQNAKKISVAILLHTDSYLPEIDVKRSPLQKVVKLADEMDEEKGGNHHYKQIDKTTALEKINYLDQLVEHYLPKQQLSSPSHEQSM; encoded by the coding sequence ATGAGAGAAGTAACACTTACAGATATTTTTACACACCCTATAACACAGAAGTATTTGAAGCGCTCAGGAGTTGCACATGCCCTTGAAGTGGCCAACCATGCCTTTCATTTGGCGTTTAAATATAATGTAAGCGTAGATTTAGCTACTAAAGCTGCCCTTCTGCACGATATAGGCCATTACGAATGGTATCGTCAAGGAAAATGGGACTATGAGCTTTACAGAGAAAATGATATTCATGCAATTAAAGGTGCAGAGCGTGCCCACAAGTTATTGATTCGCTTAGGAGAAAACCCCCAAAACGCTAAAAAGATCTCTGTTGCTATCCTTTTGCATACAGATTCCTATCTGCCTGAAATCGACGTCAAGAGAAGTCCATTACAAAAAGTAGTGAAGCTTGCAGACGAAATGGACGAGGAAAAAGGCGGAAACCACCACTATAAACAAATTGATAAAACTACCGCGCTTGAAAAAATCAACTACCTGGACCAACTCGTTGAACATTATCTTCCAAAACAACAACTATCATCACCTTCACATGAACAATCAATGTAA